In the Nitrospirota bacterium genome, one interval contains:
- a CDS encoding glycosyltransferase family 2 protein, protein MRENHKFSVVIPVYNEEEILRRSVESLVANIDSITEFDMEYEIIICENGSYDNTHQIAKQLTEEFPMVRVDHLRYPSYGQSIRLGISTATHEKIIIFNIDFWDIEFLKKTLVLLDEYDCIVGSKVIEGAIDGRPLLRRLITRGFNLLLRMLYGFKGTDTHGIKGFRKSSIYPVSMQCLTEREIFDTELLLRADRAKLSIYELPVTIKEVRLPRLKPLKRIPSTVRDLFRLYIALQFKPIIALNTPRYEQQTLREQNLFKSYQKVKILNGKLTENEISFVTEIPLNTVKEIQEIIRAENDDSR, encoded by the coding sequence ATGAGAGAGAATCATAAATTTTCTGTTGTTATCCCTGTATATAATGAAGAGGAAATATTAAGGAGGTCTGTCGAGTCTCTCGTGGCTAATATAGATTCCATTACGGAGTTCGATATGGAATACGAGATTATAATATGCGAAAATGGCAGTTACGATAACACACACCAGATTGCGAAACAGTTGACCGAAGAATTTCCCATGGTTCGTGTAGATCACCTGAGATATCCGAGTTATGGACAATCCATCAGGCTCGGTATCAGTACGGCTACTCATGAAAAAATAATTATCTTTAACATTGACTTCTGGGACATAGAGTTTCTAAAGAAGACTCTGGTTCTCCTCGACGAATATGATTGTATCGTAGGCTCAAAAGTGATAGAGGGTGCCATTGATGGTAGACCACTGTTACGGAGGCTAATCACAAGGGGGTTCAACTTGCTCTTGAGGATGTTGTATGGATTCAAAGGGACTGATACTCATGGGATAAAAGGTTTCAGAAAGTCTTCTATATATCCGGTCTCCATGCAGTGTCTTACTGAGCGTGAGATATTCGATACAGAACTTTTACTCCGTGCCGATAGAGCGAAACTTTCGATATATGAACTTCCGGTTACTATTAAGGAGGTTCGCCTGCCGAGGCTAAAACCTCTAAAAAGGATTCCTTCGACAGTGCGAGATTTATTCAGATTATACATTGCCTTACAGTTCAAGCCGATAATCGCTTTGAATACCCCTCGCTATGAGCAACAAACACTCAGGGAACAGAATCTCTTTAAATCCTACCAGAAGGTAAAGATACTCAATGGCAAGTTGACAGAAAATGAGATAAGCTTTGTTACCGAAATACCTCTGAATACTGTAAAGGAGATTCAGGAAATAATAAGGGCAGAAAATGACGACAGTCGATGA